A region of Neovison vison isolate M4711 chromosome 7, ASM_NN_V1, whole genome shotgun sequence DNA encodes the following proteins:
- the C7H16orf86 gene encoding uncharacterized protein C16orf86 homolog, translated as MASAVTERRPGAQEKTAVGPAHLAESSSGGHAQDFECPVMADPCLVPAYEACRTLGEDKCPTGPVSEPEVQEEQLKLEEERLKLEVELLEERGPRPTASIVRASHGPKRKPVNLPGPSYQAHPRAEAEMPHGLPLQKEESESSQSEPLPSAKQHKKAKKRKSLGTPVLPALASTVSAPSETLGLEPPALTRVFAGKAQRLRPLYQYINYCNPELNQAGEGDREAEAEMETELELALVPEEAGVEQLQALLPVAGEQSAFGLTRRVQQLRSPMEVSEFICLPQEWHLRNTSHLLEATAGPDFARKVAPLTEALVPFSWQPGGSGGYECSP; from the exons ATGGCCTCAGCAGTGACCGAGAGACGGCCAGGGGCCCAGGAGAAGACAGCCGTGGGGCCGGCACACCTCGCGGAGTCGTCGTCCGGTGGCCACGCTCAAGACTTTGAG TGTCCAGTGATGGCCGACCCGTGCCTGGTACCAGCCTATGAGGCCTGCCGGACCTTGGGTGAAGACAAGTGCCCAACAGGACCAGTCTCAGAGCCGGAGGTCCAGGAGGAACAACTCAAGCTGGAGGAAGAGAGGCTTAAGCTAGAGGTGGAGTTGCTAGAGGAGAGAGGTCCCAGGCCTACAGCCTCCATTGTGAGGGCCAGTCATGGTCCGAAGAGGAAGCCGGTCAA cctcccagggcCTAGCTACCAAGCCCATCCTAGGGCTGAAGCAGAGATGCCACACGGGCTGCCACTGCAGAAGGAGGAATCGGAGAGTAGCCAGAGTGAGCCCTTACCATCTGCCAAACAGCACAAAAAAGCCAAGAAGCGCAAGAGTCTGGGGACTCCAGTGCTTCCAGCTCTGGCCAGCACGGTGTCTGCACCTTCAGAGACCTTGGGGCTGGAGC CCCCTGCCCTGACCCGGGTCTTTGCAGGAAAGGCCCAGCGCCTGCGGCCCCTGTACCAGTACATCAACTATTGCAATCCGGAGCTGAatcaggcaggggagggggacagggaggctgaggcagagatGGAGACGGAGTTGGAGCTGGCCCTGGTCCCCGAGGAAGCAGGTGTGGAGCAACTGCAGGCCTTGCTGCCTGTGGCAG GGGAGCAGTCTGCATTTGGTCTGACCAGGAGGGTCCAACAATTAAGGTCCCCCATGGAGGTGTCCGAGTTCATCTGCCTGCCCCAAGAGTGGCATCTTCGGAACACTAGCCACCTACTGGAGGCCACAGCTGGACCAGACTTTGCCCGTAAGGTGGCCCCGCTAACAGAGGCATTGGTGCCTTTTTCCTGGCAGCCAGGGGGTAGTGGAGGATATGAATGTTCTCCCTGA
- the ENKD1 gene encoding enkurin domain-containing protein 1 isoform X1 — protein sequence MRSPAGLGAPLQGSNGGMCEGPSRISGPIPPDPTVCPDYYRRPASAQGRLEGNALKLDLLTSDLDLDATPSRGPRIGPGAREILERGQRGVGGVLLQLGGISLGPGASPKRKDPKDHEKENLKRIREIQRRFQEQERIREQGQPRPLKALWRSPKYDKVESRVKTQLQEPSPASGTEPAHFLRAHSRCGPGLPPPRVPSPQLTPSGPSAKGPGLGVDFISHNARTAKRAPRRHSRSLQVLAQVLEQQRQAQEHYNTTQKGHVPHYLLERRDLWRREAEARQQSQPDPAMPPGHTRMPENQRLETLSNLLQSQSQLLRELVLLPAGADSLRAQGHRAELDRKLVQVEEAIKIFSRPKVFVKMDA from the exons ATGCGCAGCCCAGCAGGCCTCGGTGCACCATTGCAGGGCAGCAACGGCGGCATGTGCGAGGGCCCGTCCCGCATCTCGGGGCCCATACCCCCAGACCCTACAGTCTGCCCTGACTACTACCGCCGGCCGGCCTCTG CCCAAGGACGCCTTGAGGGAAATGCGCTGAAGCTGGACCTGCTGACTTCAGACCTCGACTTGGACGCCACCCCTTCGCGCGGCCCCCGCATAGGTCCTGGAGCCAGAGAGATCCTGGAGCGAGGCCAGCGTGGCGTCGGGGGAGTGCTGTTGCAACTCGGGGGCATCTCCCTAGGTCCAGGGGCCTCTCCAAAGA GGAAGGACCCTAAAGACCATGAGAAGGAGAACCTGAAGCGGATCAGGGAGATCCAGAGGCGCTTCCAGGAGCAGGAGCGCATCCGGGAGCAGGGACAGCCCAGGCCCCTGAAGGCTCTGTGGCGCTCGCCCAAATATGACAAAGTGGAGTCCCGGGTCAAGACCCAGCTACAG gagcccagccctgcctctggaaCAGAGCCTGCCCACTTTCTGCGGGCACACTCCCGCTGCGGCCCTGGGCTGCCACCACCCCGTGTCCCCAGTCCTCAGCTAACCCCATCAGGCCCCAGTGCTAAG GGGCCAGGCCTGGGTGTGGACTTCATTAGCCACAATGCCCGCACTGCCAAGAGGGCCCCCCGGAGGCATTCCCGCTCACTGCAGGTCCTGGCACAAGTGCTGGAGCAGCAGCGGCAAGCCCAGGAGCACTACAACACCACGCAGAAGGGCCATGTGCCTCATTA CTTGTTGGAACGCAGGGATCTGTGGCGGCGGGAGGCCGAGGCCCGTCAGCAGAGCCAGCCGGACCCTGCCATGCCCCCAGGCCACACTCGCATGCCTGAGAATCAGCGGCTGGAGACCCTGAGCAATCTGCTCCAGA GCCAGAGCCAGTTGCTACGTGAGCTGGTGCTGCTGCCTGCCGGGGCAGATTCACTCAGGGCCCAGGGCCACCGTGCGGAGCTGGACCGGAAGCTGGTGCAGGTAGAGGAAGCCATCAAGATCTTTTCCCGCCCCAAGGTCTTCGTGAAGATGGATGCCTGA
- the ENKD1 gene encoding enkurin domain-containing protein 1 isoform X2, with amino-acid sequence MCEGPSRISGPIPPDPTVCPDYYRRPASAQGRLEGNALKLDLLTSDLDLDATPSRGPRIGPGAREILERGQRGVGGVLLQLGGISLGPGASPKRKDPKDHEKENLKRIREIQRRFQEQERIREQGQPRPLKALWRSPKYDKVESRVKTQLQEPSPASGTEPAHFLRAHSRCGPGLPPPRVPSPQLTPSGPSAKGPGLGVDFISHNARTAKRAPRRHSRSLQVLAQVLEQQRQAQEHYNTTQKGHVPHYLLERRDLWRREAEARQQSQPDPAMPPGHTRMPENQRLETLSNLLQSQSQLLRELVLLPAGADSLRAQGHRAELDRKLVQVEEAIKIFSRPKVFVKMDA; translated from the exons ATGTGCGAGGGCCCGTCCCGCATCTCGGGGCCCATACCCCCAGACCCTACAGTCTGCCCTGACTACTACCGCCGGCCGGCCTCTG CCCAAGGACGCCTTGAGGGAAATGCGCTGAAGCTGGACCTGCTGACTTCAGACCTCGACTTGGACGCCACCCCTTCGCGCGGCCCCCGCATAGGTCCTGGAGCCAGAGAGATCCTGGAGCGAGGCCAGCGTGGCGTCGGGGGAGTGCTGTTGCAACTCGGGGGCATCTCCCTAGGTCCAGGGGCCTCTCCAAAGA GGAAGGACCCTAAAGACCATGAGAAGGAGAACCTGAAGCGGATCAGGGAGATCCAGAGGCGCTTCCAGGAGCAGGAGCGCATCCGGGAGCAGGGACAGCCCAGGCCCCTGAAGGCTCTGTGGCGCTCGCCCAAATATGACAAAGTGGAGTCCCGGGTCAAGACCCAGCTACAG gagcccagccctgcctctggaaCAGAGCCTGCCCACTTTCTGCGGGCACACTCCCGCTGCGGCCCTGGGCTGCCACCACCCCGTGTCCCCAGTCCTCAGCTAACCCCATCAGGCCCCAGTGCTAAG GGGCCAGGCCTGGGTGTGGACTTCATTAGCCACAATGCCCGCACTGCCAAGAGGGCCCCCCGGAGGCATTCCCGCTCACTGCAGGTCCTGGCACAAGTGCTGGAGCAGCAGCGGCAAGCCCAGGAGCACTACAACACCACGCAGAAGGGCCATGTGCCTCATTA CTTGTTGGAACGCAGGGATCTGTGGCGGCGGGAGGCCGAGGCCCGTCAGCAGAGCCAGCCGGACCCTGCCATGCCCCCAGGCCACACTCGCATGCCTGAGAATCAGCGGCTGGAGACCCTGAGCAATCTGCTCCAGA GCCAGAGCCAGTTGCTACGTGAGCTGGTGCTGCTGCCTGCCGGGGCAGATTCACTCAGGGCCCAGGGCCACCGTGCGGAGCTGGACCGGAAGCTGGTGCAGGTAGAGGAAGCCATCAAGATCTTTTCCCGCCCCAAGGTCTTCGTGAAGATGGATGCCTGA